A single genomic interval of Dromiciops gliroides isolate mDroGli1 chromosome 1, mDroGli1.pri, whole genome shotgun sequence harbors:
- the MYL2 gene encoding myosin regulatory light chain 2, ventricular/cardiac muscle isoform, translated as MAPKKAKKRAEGANSNVFSMFEQTQIQEFKEAFTIMDQNRDGFIDKADLRDTFAALGRVNVKNEEIDEMIKEAPGPINFTVFLTMFGEKLKGADPEETILNAFKVFDPEGKGVLKSDYIQEMLTTQAERFSKEEIDQMFAAFPPDVTGNLDYKNLVHIITHGEEKD; from the exons ATG GCACCCAAGAAAGCAAAGAAGAGAGCAGAGGGCGCAAACTCCAATGTCTTCTCCATGTTTGAGCAGACCCAGATCCAGGAATTCAAGGAG GCATTTACCATCATGGACCAGAACCGGGATGGCTTCATTGACAAAGCAGACCTAAGGGATACGTTCGCTGCCCTTG GTCGTGTGAATGTGAAGAATGAAGAAATCGATGAAATGATAAAGGAAGCTCCAGGACCAATCAACTTCACCGTCTTCCTGACCATGTTTGGGGAAAAACTCAAGG GTGCTGACCCAGAAGAAACTATTCTCAATGCATTCAAAGTGTTTGATCCAGAAGGCAAGGGGGTGCTGAAGTCTGACTA TATCCAAGAAATGCTCACCACCCAAGCAGAGAGGTTTTCTAAAGAGGAG ATTGACCAGATGTTTGCAGCCTTCCCTCCAGATGTGACTGGAAACCTTGATTACAAGAATCTTGTGCATATCATCACACACGGGGAAGAAAAAGATTAG